A section of the Methanocaldococcus sp. FS406-22 genome encodes:
- a CDS encoding DNA cytosine methyltransferase, which produces MNVIDLFSGCGGFSKGFLDENFKILGAIENFKPVVKTYLYNIKAPVWMDDIKRIPPKAFDEFIKNEKVDVIIGSPPCEPFTKANKLIKDNPLDRLYKDKVGRLVLYYIDYVNYFTQKNDDLIFVMENVPQIKEIKDELKKLFGDIGHKVYFNILRAEDYGNPSKRARMFISNIKLKPKKADKIVVVEEALKDIPKDAKNHEIKKLSKEKVEMISKLKWEEALYRYRGKKKLMFNWYRLHPHKLAPTVKGRSRFIHPYEDRLLTVREQARLMSYPDDFVFFGGRDAQYNQIGESVPPILSKIIAKEVKERL; this is translated from the coding sequence ATGAATGTCATTGATTTATTCTCCGGCTGTGGAGGATTTTCAAAAGGTTTTTTAGATGAAAACTTTAAAATTTTAGGAGCTATAGAGAACTTTAAGCCAGTTGTTAAAACTTATTTATACAATATCAAAGCTCCAGTGTGGATGGATGATATAAAGAGGATTCCGCCAAAAGCATTTGATGAATTTATAAAAAATGAGAAAGTTGATGTCATTATCGGCTCTCCTCCATGTGAGCCATTTACAAAGGCAAATAAACTAATTAAAGATAATCCATTAGACAGGTTATATAAAGACAAAGTTGGTAGGTTAGTTCTATATTATATAGATTATGTCAATTACTTTACACAAAAAAATGATGATTTAATATTTGTTATGGAAAATGTTCCACAAATTAAAGAAATTAAGGATGAGTTAAAAAAACTATTTGGAGACATAGGACATAAGGTTTATTTCAATATATTGAGGGCTGAAGACTACGGAAATCCATCAAAAAGAGCGAGGATGTTTATTTCAAATATAAAATTAAAACCAAAGAAAGCTGATAAAATTGTTGTTGTAGAAGAAGCTTTAAAAGACATTCCAAAAGATGCTAAGAATCATGAAATCAAAAAACTTTCTAAGGAAAAAGTAGAAATGATATCAAAATTAAAATGGGAAGAGGCGTTATATAGATACAGAGGAAAGAAAAAGTTGATGTTTAATTGGTATAGGCTTCATCCCCATAAGTTAGCTCCAACTGTTAAAGGAAGAAGTAGGTTTATTCATCCTTATGAGGATAGGTTATTAACTGTAAGAGAACAGGCAAGATTAATGAGTTATCCAGATGATTTTGTGTTTTTTGGAGGAAGGGATGCTCAATATAATCAAATTGGAGAAAGCGTTCCTCCGATATTAAGTAAAATTATAGCTAAAGAAGTTAAAGAGAGATTATAA
- the alaS gene encoding alanine--tRNA ligase — translation MEHNYKVKLFDELGFVRKQCKKCGQYFWTLDPERETCGDAPCDIYSFIGKPITKKPYTYKEMVNEFINFFKEHGHEPIKRAPVTARRWRDDILLTIASIAVFQPWVTKGIVKPKANPLVIAQPCIRLNDIDNVGRTGRHLTCFTMGGHHAFNREDDFKYWQDETVELCFNFFKKLGIDEKSITFIESWWEGGGNAGPCYEVITHGVELATLVFMQYEKVGDSYKEIPLKIVDTGYGIERFVWASTGEPTIYDAIFKNIVNKLKDDAGVEDIDKEILAKITEVAGLMDVKDVGDLRKLREEVAKKVNIPVDELDKLISPYEDIYAIADHTRALAFMLGDGIVPSNVKDGYLVRMLIRKTLRHMDRLNLSIPITEIVAMQLNEMRDLYPELLDMEDYIMEILEIETNKYRQTIERGKGIVERLLKSKKSIDLDNLIELYDSHGLPPEIVKDVAKSLGKDISIPDNFYTIVAERHENKEEVKEKVKLPEVDVEKTELLFYKYPKMKEFEAKILKVVNDYVILDKTAFYPEGGGQKADTGYIIKGDKKFRVIDVQKENDIVYHKIENLDNELKEGDTVKGVIDWDRRLSLMRNHTATHIINAAAQKVLGKHVWQAGSDVDVDKARLDITHYKRISREELKEIERVANEIVLNNYNVKSVFMDRNEAEEKFGFRIYQGGVVPGNILRIVIIEDENGNIVDVEACGGTHCQNTGEVGFIKIIKTERVQDGVERLIYSSGLSALKAVQEMEDTLEESAEILRCPTEELPKVIKRFFEEWKEQRKKIEELEKKIGELKKFELMNKFETIGNYKVLVEKVEANPKEMLNIADNLANENAIVVLLNDKDNILCKRGESVDINMAELIRYIAKGGGREHLAQGKYEGDVEEIKKKVIEFIKNK, via the coding sequence ATGGAACACAATTATAAAGTAAAATTATTTGATGAATTAGGATTTGTAAGAAAGCAGTGCAAAAAGTGTGGGCAATACTTTTGGACTTTAGACCCTGAAAGAGAAACATGTGGAGATGCTCCATGCGATATCTACTCATTCATTGGAAAACCAATAACAAAAAAGCCATATACATACAAAGAGATGGTTAATGAATTCATAAACTTCTTTAAAGAACATGGACATGAACCAATAAAAAGAGCCCCAGTAACTGCAAGAAGATGGAGAGATGACATTTTATTAACAATCGCCTCTATAGCAGTATTTCAACCATGGGTTACTAAAGGGATAGTTAAGCCAAAGGCTAACCCTTTAGTTATAGCTCAACCATGTATTAGATTAAATGACATTGATAATGTTGGAAGGACTGGAAGGCATTTAACATGCTTTACAATGGGAGGGCATCATGCTTTTAACAGAGAAGATGATTTCAAATACTGGCAAGATGAAACAGTTGAGCTTTGCTTCAACTTCTTTAAAAAATTAGGGATAGATGAGAAATCAATTACATTTATTGAGAGTTGGTGGGAAGGAGGAGGTAATGCAGGGCCTTGCTATGAGGTAATAACACACGGTGTTGAGTTAGCAACTCTTGTTTTTATGCAGTATGAGAAAGTTGGAGATAGCTACAAAGAGATTCCATTAAAAATAGTTGATACTGGATATGGAATTGAGAGATTTGTTTGGGCTTCAACTGGAGAACCAACAATATACGATGCCATATTTAAAAATATCGTCAATAAATTGAAGGATGATGCTGGAGTTGAAGATATAGATAAAGAGATATTGGCTAAAATAACTGAAGTTGCTGGTTTGATGGATGTTAAGGATGTTGGAGATTTGAGAAAGCTTAGAGAGGAGGTAGCTAAGAAAGTAAATATCCCAGTTGATGAGTTGGACAAGCTAATATCGCCTTATGAAGATATCTATGCAATAGCTGACCACACAAGGGCTTTAGCTTTCATGTTGGGGGATGGAATAGTTCCATCAAACGTTAAAGATGGTTATTTAGTTAGAATGCTGATAAGAAAGACATTAAGGCATATGGATAGGCTAAATCTCTCAATACCAATAACTGAGATTGTTGCAATGCAGTTAAATGAGATGAGAGATTTATATCCAGAATTATTGGATATGGAAGATTACATTATGGAAATCTTAGAAATTGAGACAAATAAATATAGACAGACAATTGAAAGAGGTAAAGGAATTGTTGAAAGATTGTTAAAGAGCAAAAAATCTATTGATTTAGATAATTTAATTGAGTTGTACGACAGCCATGGATTGCCACCAGAAATAGTTAAGGATGTTGCTAAATCCTTAGGGAAAGATATCAGCATTCCAGATAACTTTTACACAATAGTTGCTGAAAGACATGAGAATAAAGAAGAGGTTAAAGAGAAAGTTAAGTTGCCAGAAGTTGATGTTGAAAAAACAGAGCTATTATTCTATAAGTATCCAAAGATGAAGGAGTTTGAGGCAAAAATCTTAAAGGTTGTTAATGATTATGTAATTTTAGATAAAACTGCATTCTATCCAGAAGGAGGAGGGCAAAAGGCAGATACAGGATATATAATAAAAGGAGATAAGAAGTTTAGAGTTATTGATGTGCAAAAAGAAAATGATATTGTATATCACAAAATAGAGAACTTAGATAATGAGCTAAAAGAAGGAGACACTGTTAAAGGAGTTATTGATTGGGATAGAAGGCTAAGTTTAATGAGAAACCACACAGCAACACACATAATAAATGCTGCAGCTCAAAAAGTTTTAGGAAAACACGTTTGGCAGGCAGGTTCAGATGTTGATGTAGATAAAGCAAGATTGGATATAACTCACTATAAGAGAATAAGCAGAGAAGAGCTGAAAGAGATTGAAAGAGTAGCTAATGAAATTGTTTTAAATAACTACAATGTAAAAAGTGTATTTATGGATAGAAATGAAGCAGAGGAGAAGTTTGGATTTAGAATATATCAAGGAGGGGTTGTTCCAGGCAATATCTTAAGGATAGTTATTATTGAGGACGAAAATGGGAATATAGTTGATGTTGAAGCTTGTGGAGGGACACACTGCCAAAACACTGGAGAGGTTGGATTTATAAAGATTATTAAAACTGAAAGAGTGCAAGATGGTGTTGAGAGATTAATTTACTCAAGTGGTTTAAGTGCTTTAAAAGCAGTGCAGGAAATGGAAGATACTTTAGAGGAGAGTGCAGAGATATTGAGATGTCCTACTGAAGAACTACCAAAAGTTATAAAGAGATTCTTTGAAGAGTGGAAAGAGCAGAGAAAGAAGATAGAGGAGTTGGAGAAAAAGATAGGAGAACTCAAGAAATTTGAATTAATGAATAAATTTGAGACAATTGGAAATTACAAAGTTTTAGTTGAGAAAGTTGAGGCTAATCCAAAAGAGATGTTGAACATAGCTGATAACTTAGCTAATGAAAATGCTATAGTTGTATTATTAAATGATAAGGACAATATACTATGTAAAAGAGGAGAAAGTGTTGATATAAATATGGCTGAACTTATAAGATATATTGCCAAAGGAGGAGGAAGAGAGCATTTAGCTCAAGGAAAATATGAAGGAGATGTGGAGGAAATTAAAAAGAAAGTTATTGAATTCATTAAAAATAAATAA
- a CDS encoding PUA domain-containing protein: MKVRELKKREIDLVKEELSKYANEDFVKEFEYENLVILEGKWLTVCYTNKQTIRNLNKFQDIFSVGNVFGEIKRKFRLSLEGFTLISPNIINNYAIINEKGEMLFLYGRDIFKESIIEVKGSGRIAVFNKNREFLGIGFWDNKMIKNIKDKGWYLREGG, encoded by the coding sequence ATGAAAGTGAGAGAGCTAAAAAAGAGGGAAATCGACTTAGTAAAAGAGGAGTTGAGTAAATATGCTAACGAAGATTTTGTTAAAGAGTTTGAATATGAAAATTTAGTAATCTTAGAGGGAAAGTGGCTTACCGTTTGTTATACAAATAAACAAACAATAAGGAATTTGAATAAGTTTCAGGATATATTTTCAGTTGGCAATGTATTTGGTGAAATTAAGAGAAAGTTTCGTTTGTCTTTAGAGGGCTTTACATTAATATCTCCAAATATAATAAACAACTATGCCATTATAAATGAAAAGGGGGAAATGTTATTTTTGTATGGGAGGGATATATTTAAAGAATCAATTATAGAAGTTAAAGGCTCTGGAAGAATTGCTGTTTTTAATAAAAATAGGGAATTTTTAGGAATTGGATTTTGGGACAACAAAATGATTAAAAATATAAAGGATAAGGGATGGTATTTGAGGGAAGGTGGCTAA
- a CDS encoding NOG1 family protein: MSREANPFKKMPTILMPDELMAKALRRGEKVASEMRKKELPWLLKARFVEEHKVRTIASVVADNLQKVIDKTPPVRKLPKFYQEMVEVLVGIDDFKKSMGAFKWASELVRKLGNEYARKIRAAKTPQQAGKLRKEFVGRVKSILEQIHPEMAFVAVAREKLKDLPTFKDLPTVVIAGYPNVGKSTLLKKLTGADVEINSYPFTTKGINVGYMEEIQMVDTPGLLDRPLYERNDIELQAILALNYLANLILFVIDASEFCGYTIEEQINLLKEIKELFKVPIVVAINKIDLVDEERIKAIEERLKELGISEILKISADKGIGLDELKESLKKTAIKEFLKDKESET; encoded by the coding sequence ATGAGTAGAGAAGCTAATCCATTCAAAAAAATGCCAACTATATTAATGCCTGATGAATTGATGGCTAAAGCTTTAAGAAGAGGAGAAAAAGTTGCAAGTGAGATGAGAAAGAAAGAATTACCTTGGTTATTGAAGGCAAGGTTCGTAGAAGAACATAAAGTAAGAACTATTGCCTCGGTTGTTGCTGATAACCTACAAAAGGTTATAGATAAGACCCCTCCAGTAAGAAAGCTACCTAAATTTTATCAGGAGATGGTTGAGGTTTTAGTAGGGATAGATGATTTCAAAAAATCAATGGGGGCATTTAAATGGGCTTCTGAATTGGTTAGAAAATTGGGAAATGAATATGCAAGAAAAATTAGGGCAGCTAAAACTCCCCAACAGGCGGGAAAATTAAGGAAGGAGTTTGTTGGTAGAGTTAAATCTATATTAGAGCAGATTCATCCAGAGATGGCATTTGTTGCTGTAGCAAGAGAAAAGTTAAAAGATTTACCAACATTTAAGGATTTACCAACAGTAGTTATAGCAGGTTATCCAAACGTTGGTAAATCAACATTATTGAAAAAACTCACTGGAGCTGATGTTGAGATAAACAGCTATCCTTTCACAACTAAAGGAATAAATGTTGGATATATGGAAGAGATTCAAATGGTAGATACTCCTGGATTGTTGGATAGACCTCTATATGAAAGGAACGATATTGAGTTGCAGGCAATTTTGGCTTTAAACTATTTAGCTAATTTGATTTTATTTGTAATAGATGCCAGTGAATTTTGTGGATATACTATAGAAGAACAGATAAATCTATTGAAAGAGATAAAAGAGTTGTTCAAAGTTCCTATTGTTGTAGCTATAAATAAAATTGATTTAGTAGATGAAGAAAGGATTAAAGCGATTGAAGAAAGATTAAAAGAACTTGGAATAAGTGAAATATTAAAAATCTCAGCCGATAAAGGTATTGGCCTAGATGAGTTAAAGGAAAGCCTTAAAAAAACTGCTATAAAGGAATTTTTAAAAGATAAAGAATCAGAAACTTAA
- a CDS encoding DUF126 domain-containing protein, with protein MELKGRSISKGLIEGIAIVSKKPFSFLGGVDEEGNIIDKDSDLYGQSLKGKIFVFPYGKGSTVGSYVIYGLAKKGILKGIVNKECEPIVATGAILGGIPLVDKIDIEKIKTGDRIVVDGNTGVVKILNK; from the coding sequence ATGGAATTAAAAGGAAGGAGTATTTCAAAAGGACTTATTGAAGGAATAGCAATTGTCTCAAAAAAACCATTCTCTTTTTTGGGAGGAGTTGATGAAGAAGGCAACATTATAGATAAAGATAGCGATTTATATGGACAATCTTTAAAAGGGAAAATCTTTGTCTTTCCTTATGGTAAAGGTAGCACTGTAGGTTCTTATGTGATATATGGTTTAGCAAAGAAAGGGATTTTAAAGGGAATAGTTAATAAAGAATGTGAGCCAATAGTTGCTACTGGAGCTATTTTAGGAGGGATTCCATTAGTTGATAAAATAGATATTGAGAAAATAAAGACAGGAGATAGAATTGTTGTTGATGGAAATACAGGAGTGGTGAAAATTTTAAATAAATAA
- the pyrI gene encoding aspartate carbamoyltransferase regulatory subunit → MEELKVKKITNGTVIDHIDAGKALMVFKVLNVPKETSVMIAINVQSKKKGKKDILKIEGIELKKEDVDKISLISPDVTINIIRNGKVVEKLKPQIPDEIEGILKCTNPNCITNKEKIRGRFKIESKNPLKIRCYYCEKFLNEVVFE, encoded by the coding sequence ATGGAGGAGTTGAAAGTAAAGAAAATTACAAATGGAACTGTAATTGACCATATAGATGCCGGAAAGGCATTAATGGTTTTTAAGGTTTTAAATGTCCCAAAAGAGACATCTGTAATGATAGCTATAAATGTCCAATCAAAAAAGAAAGGAAAGAAGGATATTTTAAAAATTGAAGGCATTGAATTAAAAAAAGAGGATGTTGATAAAATATCTTTAATCTCTCCAGATGTAACCATTAACATCATTAGGAATGGGAAAGTTGTTGAAAAACTTAAACCACAAATTCCAGATGAAATTGAGGGAATATTAAAATGCACAAATCCAAACTGCATAACAAATAAAGAAAAAATTAGAGGAAGATTTAAGATTGAAAGTAAAAACCCATTAAAAATTAGATGCTATTACTGTGAGAAGTTCTTAAATGAGGTTGTTTTTGAATGA
- a CDS encoding CBS domain-containing protein, with translation MLNEPVKEIMTKDVVTVTPDTPVSKALGIMEENGFHHLIVVEKKDGKEEYYLISMRDLLLASSTHEEVRSLMYKAHCIHEDTPFLDAVCEMLDSGQRAAPIVNSVGKMVGIITDYDIMARASKSIIMKDTKVTKIMTRNVITINENDSIGKARALMRDNNIGRLVVVDDEGNPVGMVTEVDILKKVFKPKKKMTVGEFKGEKVPRMGQPVRLIMNTPLITVDVDASAADAARVMQEYDIRGVPVVKGKSLRGIVTRLDIIKYIADLKKGAMIEIELHGMLDPEFKDLAERIIATEVKKMVKHAGRIHWIKITIKKDRDKGGVPYYRITTYVKTPNKLYVGEGRPKASLPNKLEAEGEDIAYVSEHERWEFIDILKESLESVLRQLEADYEKHHPKYTGRIVKGQFPEEFNPEEFKKEE, from the coding sequence ATGTTAAATGAACCAGTAAAAGAGATAATGACTAAGGATGTTGTTACAGTAACACCTGACACACCAGTTTCAAAGGCATTAGGTATAATGGAAGAAAACGGATTCCATCATTTAATAGTTGTTGAGAAAAAAGATGGTAAGGAAGAATACTACTTAATAAGCATGAGAGATTTATTGTTGGCATCATCGACACATGAAGAAGTTAGGTCATTAATGTATAAAGCACACTGCATACACGAAGATACTCCATTCTTAGATGCTGTGTGTGAGATGTTGGATAGTGGGCAGAGAGCGGCTCCAATAGTTAATAGTGTAGGAAAAATGGTTGGAATCATAACTGACTATGACATAATGGCAAGAGCATCAAAGTCAATAATAATGAAAGATACAAAAGTTACAAAGATAATGACAAGGAACGTTATAACCATCAACGAAAATGACTCAATTGGTAAAGCGAGAGCTTTAATGAGAGATAACAATATCGGTAGATTGGTTGTTGTAGATGATGAAGGAAACCCAGTTGGAATGGTTACTGAAGTAGATATATTGAAAAAAGTCTTTAAACCAAAGAAGAAAATGACTGTTGGTGAATTTAAGGGGGAGAAAGTTCCAAGAATGGGTCAGCCAGTTAGATTAATTATGAACACCCCATTAATAACAGTTGATGTTGATGCAAGTGCTGCAGATGCTGCAAGAGTTATGCAAGAGTATGACATTAGAGGAGTCCCAGTAGTTAAAGGAAAATCATTGAGAGGAATTGTTACAAGATTGGATATCATTAAATATATCGCTGATTTGAAGAAAGGGGCAATGATTGAAATTGAATTACATGGCATGTTAGACCCTGAATTTAAAGACCTCGCTGAGAGAATTATTGCAACAGAAGTTAAGAAGATGGTTAAACACGCAGGAAGAATACACTGGATAAAAATAACAATCAAAAAAGATAGAGATAAAGGAGGAGTTCCATATTACAGAATAACAACATACGTTAAAACACCAAATAAGCTGTATGTTGGAGAAGGAAGACCAAAGGCATCATTACCAAACAAATTAGAAGCTGAAGGGGAAGACATTGCCTATGTTTCAGAGCATGAGAGATGGGAGTTTATTGACATATTGAAAGAGTCATTAGAATCAGTATTAAGACAGTTAGAAGCTGATTATGAAAAACACCACCCAAAATACACTGGTAGAATAGTTAAGGGACAGTTTCCAGAGGAGTTTAATCCAGAAGAGTTTAAGAAAGAGGAATAA
- a CDS encoding archaellin/type IV pilin N-terminal domain-containing protein produces the protein MIDWLKNKKAISPILALLIVLGVTIVVGAVFYAWGSGLFNNSQQKTESALEGTTTTMAYDAGAIGVAVPKEIDVEGDLDLGDVLQYYYYGVLYNSSDASKYKLNALAKDSSWGTLYDERIIVPVPISLENYYDSALTNVKIESDGTNEVAGLTLKKITLNYNGQSYDAYLLCTNDGTPFKGILNRTGIYPDATWVGDDGNNYTSVYYILAPNSVTKVAAVNDSKDLSVTDVSQWGDSTHRQSMRLYAGGFNNFYYACAVNGSYSGDTLTATKFIGWNTGFAFNKYITPIDAKFYTSEWDVGTLHSRERVSKDIYFFFGSSMGFQEETSGVTTVNIPVKVVSDQGAYKQVDVKIVLKDRL, from the coding sequence ATGATAGATTGGTTAAAGAATAAAAAAGCAATATCTCCAATATTAGCTTTATTAATCGTGTTAGGAGTTACAATCGTAGTCGGAGCAGTATTTTATGCATGGGGTAGCGGATTATTTAACAACAGCCAGCAGAAGACCGAATCAGCATTAGAGGGGACTACAACAACAATGGCATACGATGCTGGAGCAATAGGTGTTGCAGTTCCAAAAGAGATTGATGTTGAAGGAGATTTGGATTTAGGTGATGTCTTACAATATTACTACTACGGCGTTTTATATAATTCCTCTGACGCTTCAAAATATAAACTAAACGCTTTAGCAAAAGATAGTAGTTGGGGAACTTTATATGATGAAAGAATTATAGTTCCAGTTCCAATATCCTTAGAAAATTACTACGACTCTGCATTAACTAATGTCAAAATAGAAAGTGATGGAACTAATGAAGTTGCTGGGTTAACTTTAAAGAAAATAACTTTAAATTACAATGGACAATCTTATGATGCATACTTACTATGTACAAATGATGGAACACCATTTAAAGGTATTTTAAATAGAACTGGAATATATCCAGATGCTACATGGGTCGGTGATGACGGAAACAACTATACAAGCGTTTATTACATACTCGCACCAAACTCAGTTACAAAAGTTGCAGCAGTTAATGATAGTAAAGATTTATCGGTAACTGATGTAAGTCAATGGGGAGACTCAACACATAGACAATCTATGAGGTTATATGCAGGAGGATTTAACAATTTCTACTATGCATGTGCAGTCAACGGTTCTTACAGTGGTGATACCCTAACTGCTACAAAATTCATAGGATGGAATACAGGATTTGCATTCAATAAATACATCACACCAATCGATGCTAAATTCTATACTTCAGAATGGGATGTTGGAACACTACACTCTAGAGAAAGAGTATCAAAAGATATATATTTCTTCTTTGGTTCAAGTATGGGCTTCCAAGAGGAAACAAGTGGAGTTACCACTGTAAATATACCTGTAAAAGTCGTTTCTGACCAAGGAGCATATAAACAAGTTGATGTCAAGATTGTATTAAAAGATAGATTATAA
- a CDS encoding archaellin/type IV pilin N-terminal domain-containing protein, which yields MIDWLKNKKAISPILALLIVLGVTIVVGAVFYAWGSGLFNNSQQKTESALEGTTTNMFYDTGAIRVAATCIDKIRYQDADDSDSWLGYPSGNGKIAKPSTSNGCYNSTYGTVFYDERFIVEIPVTIDTEGYELTGVKVIGGIPQIVDMGGTYTDAFESISAKFYAFWLHLNDNYQLLMKNGTLFVGYVNSSGMFEVPTGYAIAWNQTRDTYGKLSSTTGAISSSDWDSVNTTTGVAPLVEAGWPYYGTYCSNVKLYTATGEELKPGFGPGTLVAQWFCSSSTCLDKLFNNPEYDVGTLPKNSEKTVKTYLFFNSLYLPNYKGTTNDGYVTFEVPLKVVSNEGVTKEVKVKFTVYDDE from the coding sequence ATGATAGATTGGTTAAAGAATAAAAAAGCAATATCTCCAATATTAGCTTTATTAATCGTGTTAGGAGTTACAATCGTAGTCGGAGCAGTATTTTATGCATGGGGTAGCGGATTATTTAACAACAGCCAGCAGAAGACCGAATCAGCATTAGAGGGGACTACAACAAACATGTTCTATGATACCGGGGCCATTAGAGTTGCAGCAACATGCATTGACAAAATAAGATACCAAGATGCGGACGATAGTGATTCTTGGTTGGGTTATCCAAGTGGTAATGGAAAGATTGCAAAACCATCTACAAGTAATGGATGTTACAACTCAACATATGGTACAGTATTCTACGATGAAAGATTTATTGTTGAAATTCCAGTAACAATTGATACAGAAGGTTATGAATTAACAGGAGTTAAAGTTATTGGAGGAATTCCACAAATAGTCGATATGGGAGGGACATACACAGATGCTTTTGAAAGTATAAGTGCAAAGTTCTATGCGTTCTGGCTACACCTTAATGATAATTATCAATTATTAATGAAAAATGGAACTCTATTCGTTGGGTATGTAAATTCATCAGGAATGTTTGAAGTCCCAACTGGATATGCAATTGCATGGAACCAGACAAGAGACACTTATGGGAAGTTATCCTCTACAACAGGAGCAATATCTTCATCTGACTGGGACTCAGTTAATACAACAACCGGAGTTGCTCCACTCGTAGAAGCTGGATGGCCGTACTATGGAACATACTGTAGTAATGTTAAGTTATACACAGCTACTGGAGAAGAGTTAAAACCAGGATTTGGTCCTGGAACATTGGTTGCACAGTGGTTCTGCAGTTCTTCAACATGCTTGGATAAATTATTCAACAACCCAGAATATGATGTAGGAACATTACCAAAGAACTCAGAAAAAACCGTAAAAACATACTTGTTCTTTAACAGCTTATACTTGCCAAACTACAAAGGAACCACAAACGATGGATATGTGACCTTTGAAGTTCCATTAAAAGTTGTATCAAACGAAGGAGTAACCAAAGAAGTTAAAGTTAAATTCACTGTCTATGATGATGAATAA
- a CDS encoding transglutaminase-like domain-containing protein, translating into MRRIILMFLLFLILTNTSAFEKTYDIDHVSYYTLASAKFQKFVKNAEIITPLNADNKTTITKDTILVGTPNDNPLIKKYIWAFKIKVNETFPGKNKGVIEKQIINGHTVILLAGSDIQGTYASIITFANLNDIPEKPIICETSNEVKTYSISLNSEYFREFVEEEILTPEEIEKVKSLSNKLRGKDKKSTIENIAKWVANNIHYDYNKLQKIEQNKYKSWKDIYNTPLKTVSTKKGVCLDYATLTSALLLNNNITPYILDVALYNPSSLKISSYHTSVAVKINNTYFVIDQQPNLIPINEYVTTTFMRNQKIASIVMFKVVKERDSIKLIKEKEIPTVAIYEDLIKLLEMRFNN; encoded by the coding sequence ATGAGAAGAATTATTTTAATGTTTCTTCTGTTTTTAATATTGACAAATACCTCCGCCTTTGAAAAAACCTACGACATAGACCATGTTAGCTATTACACATTAGCATCTGCTAAATTCCAAAAATTTGTAAAAAATGCAGAAATCATAACTCCATTAAATGCAGATAACAAAACAACAATAACAAAAGACACAATATTAGTAGGTACCCCAAACGACAATCCCTTAATAAAAAAATACATTTGGGCCTTTAAAATAAAAGTAAATGAAACCTTCCCAGGAAAAAATAAAGGAGTTATTGAAAAACAGATAATAAATGGACATACAGTTATTTTACTGGCTGGTTCAGACATACAGGGAACTTACGCATCTATAATAACATTTGCAAATCTAAATGACATTCCAGAAAAACCAATTATATGTGAAACGTCAAATGAAGTTAAAACCTACAGCATATCTCTTAATAGCGAATATTTCAGAGAGTTTGTTGAAGAAGAGATATTAACTCCAGAAGAAATTGAAAAAGTTAAATCCCTATCTAATAAATTAAGAGGAAAAGATAAAAAATCCACTATTGAAAATATAGCAAAATGGGTGGCAAATAATATACATTACGATTATAATAAGCTCCAAAAAATAGAACAGAACAAATATAAAAGTTGGAAAGATATATATAATACACCATTAAAGACTGTAAGCACAAAGAAAGGAGTTTGCTTAGATTATGCCACACTGACTTCTGCTCTATTGCTAAATAATAATATAACACCTTATATACTGGATGTTGCCCTTTATAATCCTTCATCATTAAAAATCTCATCATATCATACATCAGTGGCTGTAAAGATAAATAACACATACTTTGTCATAGACCAACAACCAAATCTTATCCCAATAAATGAATATGTAACAACTACATTTATGAGAAATCAAAAAATTGCCAGTATTGTAATGTTTAAAGTTGTAAAGGAGAGGGATAGCATAAAATTAATAAAAGAAAAGGAAATACCAACTGTTGCAATATATGAAGATTTAATAAAACTCTTAGAAATGAGATTTAACAACTAA